From a single Bacillus sp. NEB1478 genomic region:
- the trpE gene encoding anthranilate synthase component I → MFIPSLEETISLTNQNYNVIPIGFTYLSDHETCISQFEKVRRETYSFLLESVEGGERWARYSYIGRNPFLVIASKGNDVKLTYLKEQRVIHEHGAPLEVVQNHISQYKSPKLPELPPFTGGAVGFFGYDLIHTFENVPKPPTPSKQKNEMEFLFTDEMIVFDHLKQKTTIICNLHITSDDDKETIRSKYQQVCGKIRKTYGELQQPKKNSTKMNQHSFDKASSEVTSSHTKEEFCSMVKKAKEYILKGDIFQVVLSQRFEQETDADPFDVYRLLRSMNPSPYMYYYKSEDTYIVGASPELLVKVDNGWVENRPIAGTRPRGNTTEEDLAFEEDLLADEKECAEHVMLVDLGRNDVGRVSEFGSVELESYMEIERYSHVMHMVSHVKGKIAKDKDFFDALRSCMPAGTVSGAPKVRALQIISELEKEARGVYGGAIGYLGFNGQMDSCIAIRTIVFQDGKAYVQAGAGVVADSVPEREYEETINKAKAMLQAIEGGTDPRQIQIPSLSI, encoded by the coding sequence ATGTTTATTCCTTCTTTAGAGGAAACAATTTCTCTAACGAACCAGAATTATAATGTAATACCGATCGGCTTTACGTACTTATCCGATCATGAAACGTGTATATCCCAATTTGAAAAAGTGCGCCGTGAAACGTATTCTTTTTTGCTCGAAAGTGTTGAAGGAGGAGAACGCTGGGCAAGGTATTCCTATATTGGCAGAAACCCTTTTCTAGTTATCGCAAGCAAAGGGAATGACGTTAAACTTACGTACTTAAAAGAACAACGAGTGATTCATGAACACGGTGCACCGCTCGAAGTCGTGCAAAATCATATCTCACAATATAAATCTCCTAAACTCCCTGAACTGCCTCCTTTTACAGGAGGTGCCGTCGGTTTTTTTGGGTATGATCTCATTCATACATTTGAAAATGTACCAAAACCACCCACTCCATCTAAGCAAAAAAATGAAATGGAATTTTTGTTCACTGATGAAATGATTGTTTTTGATCATTTGAAACAAAAAACAACGATCATTTGTAACCTGCATATTACTTCTGATGATGACAAAGAAACGATTCGTTCTAAATATCAGCAAGTGTGTGGAAAAATCCGTAAAACGTATGGTGAACTACAGCAGCCTAAGAAAAATAGCACAAAAATGAATCAACATTCCTTTGATAAAGCTTCTTCTGAAGTTACGTCTTCCCATACGAAAGAAGAATTTTGTTCTATGGTAAAAAAAGCGAAAGAATACATTCTTAAAGGTGATATTTTTCAAGTTGTATTATCGCAGCGTTTCGAACAAGAAACAGACGCAGATCCCTTTGATGTTTACAGACTTCTTCGTTCGATGAATCCATCGCCTTATATGTATTACTACAAATCAGAAGACACATATATCGTTGGGGCATCCCCAGAGCTTCTTGTAAAAGTAGACAATGGCTGGGTAGAAAACCGTCCGATTGCTGGTACACGGCCAAGAGGAAATACTACTGAGGAAGATCTGGCATTTGAAGAGGACCTTTTAGCTGATGAAAAAGAGTGTGCTGAACATGTGATGCTTGTGGACCTCGGCAGAAATGATGTAGGCCGGGTAAGTGAATTTGGTTCGGTTGAGCTGGAATCTTATATGGAAATCGAGCGTTATTCACATGTTATGCACATGGTTTCACATGTGAAAGGTAAAATCGCGAAAGACAAAGACTTCTTTGATGCGCTGAGATCATGTATGCCGGCTGGAACAGTTTCAGGTGCACCGAAAGTAAGAGCGCTGCAGATTATATCTGAGCTCGAAAAAGAGGCACGCGGCGTTTATGGTGGAGCAATAGGCTATTTAGGCTTTAACGGACAAATGGATTCTTGTATCGCTATTCGAACGATCGTTTTCCAGGACGGAAAAGCATACGTACAAGCAGGAGCGGGAGTAGTAGCCGATTCAGTACCGGAGCGGGAATATGAAGAAACCATCAACAAAGCCAAAGCCATGCTCCAAGCAATCGAGGGGGGGACAGACCCCAGACAAATACAAATCCCAAGTTTGTCCATATAG
- the cspD gene encoding cold-shock protein CspD, protein MQNGKVKWFNAEKGFGFIEVEGGNDVFVHFSAIQTDGFKSLDEGQEVSFEIVDGERGPQAANVTKL, encoded by the coding sequence ATGCAAAATGGTAAAGTAAAATGGTTTAACGCTGAGAAAGGCTTTGGTTTCATCGAAGTTGAAGGCGGAAACGATGTATTCGTACATTTCTCTGCAATTCAAACTGATGGATTCAAATCTCTTGACGAAGGTCAAGAAGTATCTTTCGAAATCGTCGATGGCGAGCGTGGACCACAAGCTGCTAACGTAACAAAACTTTAA
- the rpoN gene encoding RNA polymerase factor sigma-54, producing the protein MEMGLFQQQSLNLVMTTELRQAIAILQVPGYELASYLQEQALENPLIEILEPKGMFTTLKKSPSKKATEGKGIAEKRSFENFIIEKETLYDYLYKQSILLPIEKENQKVFQYLLLSVDENGYLTVTAEETAARFSITAEKSEELISMLQTLEPAGIGARSLRECLLIQMRTQNLEHSLSYQLADCYLDLLAERKIKWLSAKLDVSLQQVEEAADFLQTLDPRPGAAFSSTEDQAYLYPDVSVSLENGQLHIAINEQYTPVMKLNKNYEPLLQGKQASNKFLDDSFQKFNWLKKALEQRRETLLNITHAIVNAQEKYFLSFNKEDLTPLTLKEIADEIGVHESTVSRAVKNKVLQTSKGAVELKSFFTAKIFTQDGGSASATSAKTAIQKLVEDEDKLKPLSDQLLAAMLEQKSGLSISRRTVAKYREELKIPSSSKRKRYTS; encoded by the coding sequence ATGGAAATGGGTTTGTTTCAGCAGCAGAGCTTAAACCTCGTTATGACAACTGAATTGCGTCAGGCCATCGCCATTTTACAAGTTCCCGGTTATGAACTTGCTTCCTATCTTCAAGAACAGGCGCTTGAAAATCCTTTAATTGAAATTTTAGAACCCAAAGGCATGTTTACAACCTTGAAAAAAAGTCCAAGTAAAAAGGCTACTGAGGGTAAAGGAATAGCAGAAAAACGAAGCTTTGAAAATTTTATTATTGAAAAAGAAACGTTATACGACTATTTATATAAACAATCGATTCTGCTTCCGATCGAAAAAGAGAATCAAAAAGTCTTTCAGTACCTTTTGTTAAGTGTAGATGAAAACGGCTATCTGACAGTAACAGCAGAGGAAACCGCTGCGCGTTTTTCAATTACAGCTGAAAAAAGTGAAGAATTGATCTCTATGCTTCAAACACTGGAACCGGCAGGAATCGGTGCCCGAAGTTTAAGAGAATGTCTCTTAATTCAAATGCGAACGCAAAACCTAGAACATTCATTAAGCTATCAGTTAGCCGACTGTTATTTAGATTTGCTTGCAGAAAGAAAGATCAAATGGCTGTCTGCAAAGCTTGATGTTTCACTTCAGCAAGTGGAAGAAGCGGCAGATTTTTTGCAAACCCTTGATCCGAGGCCAGGTGCAGCATTCTCATCAACAGAAGACCAAGCTTACTTGTATCCTGATGTCTCTGTCAGCTTGGAAAATGGACAGTTACATATCGCGATTAACGAGCAATACACGCCGGTTATGAAACTGAACAAAAACTATGAACCACTGCTGCAAGGAAAACAGGCAAGCAATAAGTTTTTAGATGACTCCTTTCAGAAGTTCAATTGGCTGAAAAAGGCGTTAGAACAAAGAAGAGAGACTTTGCTAAACATTACACACGCGATAGTTAATGCTCAAGAAAAGTACTTTTTATCTTTTAATAAAGAAGATCTCACCCCATTAACTTTAAAAGAAATTGCAGATGAAATCGGGGTACACGAATCGACCGTTAGCCGAGCTGTGAAAAACAAAGTACTGCAAACTTCTAAAGGAGCCGTTGAGCTTAAATCCTTTTTTACAGCTAAAATTTTTACGCAAGATGGCGGAAGTGCTTCTGCAACATCTGCAAAAACAGCCATTCAGAAACTAGTTGAAGATGAAGATAAACTAAAACC
- the yvfG gene encoding protein YvfG, translating into MSEAFSVPYFKENFRQFIEKNKDVFTKTHAMNAYYRSIVGTLINDNLNKNSETVRRIRNLEIAYIEVKNEK; encoded by the coding sequence ATGAGCGAGGCATTTTCGGTACCTTACTTTAAAGAAAACTTCCGTCAGTTTATTGAAAAAAACAAAGATGTTTTCACCAAAACACATGCCATGAATGCGTATTACCGTTCTATTGTTGGTACTTTGATCAATGATAACCTGAATAAAAATAGTGAGACGGTTCGCCGCATCCGAAATTTAGAAATAGCTTATATTGAAGTTAAAAATGAAAAATAA
- the clpP gene encoding ATP-dependent Clp endopeptidase proteolytic subunit ClpP, producing the protein MNLIPTVIEQTNRGERAYDIYSRLLKDRIIMLGSAIDDNVSNSIVAQLLFLAAEDPDKDISLYINSPGGSITAGMAIYDTMNYIKPNVSTICIGMAASMGAFLLAAGEKGKRYVLPNSEVMIHQPLGGTRGQASDIEIHARRIIQMREQLNKILSEKTGQPLEVIERDTDRDNFLLAEDAVKYGLVDKLITSVDAK; encoded by the coding sequence ATGAATTTAATTCCAACAGTAATCGAACAAACGAACCGTGGGGAACGCGCATATGATATTTATTCCCGCTTGTTAAAAGATCGTATCATCATGCTTGGCAGCGCAATTGACGACAACGTTTCAAACTCTATCGTAGCACAGCTGTTATTCTTAGCTGCAGAAGATCCGGATAAAGACATCTCATTGTACATAAACAGTCCAGGTGGATCCATTACAGCAGGTATGGCGATTTACGATACAATGAACTACATTAAGCCGAACGTTTCTACAATTTGTATCGGTATGGCAGCAAGTATGGGTGCATTCCTGCTTGCAGCTGGAGAAAAAGGAAAACGTTACGTTCTTCCAAACTCTGAAGTTATGATTCACCAGCCACTAGGCGGTACACGCGGTCAAGCGAGTGATATCGAAATCCACGCACGCCGTATCATTCAAATGCGTGAGCAGCTAAACAAAATCTTATCAGAAAAAACAGGTCAGCCGCTTGAAGTTATTGAGCGTGATACTGATCGTGATAATTTCTTGCTTGCAGAAGATGCCGTTAAATACGGATTGGTTGATAAACTAATTACATCTGTTGATGCAAAGTAA
- the whiA gene encoding DNA-binding protein WhiA has protein sequence MSFAADTKKELTLLELKDCCKKAELAALIRMNGSISFSNRKLILDIPTENAAIARRIYTLIKTVYPYHVELLVRKKMRLKKNNVYIVRVSEESRALLEDLKIIDVSFTFTRNIADEFNKKSCCRRAYMRGAFLAGGSVNHPETSYHLEIFSMYEEHTVALAELMNKFNLKAKVLERKKGYIIYLKDGEKISEFLTLIGAHHAVLFFEDIRILKDMRNSVNRLVNCETANLNKTVGAAMRQVENIKFIQDQVGLEILPDKLREIAQLRVTHQEITLKELGEMISSGPVSKSGVNHRLRKIDEIANKIRTGQSIN, from the coding sequence ATGTCATTCGCTGCTGATACAAAAAAAGAATTAACGCTGCTCGAGCTTAAGGATTGCTGTAAAAAAGCTGAACTGGCTGCATTGATTCGTATGAATGGTTCCATCTCTTTCAGCAATAGAAAGCTGATTCTTGATATTCCCACTGAAAATGCTGCGATTGCCCGCAGAATTTATACTTTGATAAAAACTGTTTATCCTTATCACGTTGAACTTTTAGTACGGAAAAAGATGCGTTTAAAGAAGAATAACGTTTATATCGTACGGGTTTCTGAGGAATCACGAGCGTTGTTGGAAGATCTGAAAATCATTGATGTTTCGTTTACGTTTACTCGCAATATTGCAGATGAATTTAATAAAAAAAGCTGTTGCAGACGGGCTTATATGAGAGGAGCTTTTCTAGCGGGTGGTTCGGTAAACCATCCTGAGACAAGCTATCATCTCGAAATTTTTTCGATGTATGAAGAGCATACGGTTGCACTTGCTGAACTGATGAACAAGTTTAACCTTAAGGCGAAGGTACTCGAACGGAAAAAAGGGTATATTATTTATTTAAAAGATGGTGAAAAAATTTCTGAGTTTTTAACGCTCATTGGTGCTCACCATGCCGTTCTGTTCTTTGAGGATATCCGTATTTTAAAAGATATGAGAAATTCGGTAAATCGTCTTGTAAACTGTGAAACCGCTAACTTAAATAAAACGGTCGGAGCAGCAATGAGACAGGTCGAGAATATTAAGTTCATTCAAGACCAAGTCGGACTGGAGATACTCCCTGATAAACTCCGTGAGATTGCACAGCTGCGTGTTACTCATCAGGAAATCACACTAAAAGAGTTAGGCGAGATGATTTCTTCTGGCCCAGTAAGTAAATCAGGTGTAAACCATCGATTGCGAAAAATTGATGAAATTGCAAACAAAATTAGAACAGGTCAATCCATCAATTGA
- a CDS encoding zinc-binding dehydrogenase: MKALLLEDKNMWSEMKVSETAKPSPMRGEVLIKIKAAGLNPVDYKVATNGNPNWEYPHVLGVDAAGIVEEIGEGVTNLKKGDRVFYHGDFTKNGGFAEYAVTTAHTTAKIPEKLSYEEAAALPCAGMTAYQALIRKMNLQKDEMILIHGGAGGVGGFAIQLAANIGATIITTCSPENEEYVKQLGAHHVIFYKTEDVHKRVMELTDQNGVDAVLDTVSRQNATDSLKSIAFNGRIAFIAGNPDYSAVKPFSQALSFHEIALGAVHFSNHINQQKDLAFMNEELAQLVINGKISSMISEKITLEEIPVWLKKLSERHVRGKIVAIIK, from the coding sequence ATGAAAGCTTTGTTGTTAGAAGATAAAAACATGTGGAGCGAGATGAAGGTTAGTGAAACGGCTAAGCCAAGCCCGATGCGCGGCGAAGTTCTCATTAAAATCAAAGCGGCTGGTCTGAACCCGGTTGATTATAAAGTTGCCACAAATGGAAATCCAAACTGGGAATATCCTCATGTTTTAGGTGTGGACGCAGCTGGAATCGTTGAAGAAATCGGTGAAGGTGTTACAAATCTAAAAAAAGGTGATCGTGTTTTCTATCACGGCGATTTTACTAAAAATGGCGGTTTTGCCGAATACGCAGTAACAACAGCCCACACAACAGCAAAAATTCCAGAAAAATTGTCTTACGAAGAGGCTGCCGCTCTTCCTTGTGCTGGTATGACCGCTTACCAGGCTCTCATACGAAAAATGAATCTTCAAAAAGACGAGATGATTCTTATTCATGGGGGAGCTGGTGGTGTTGGCGGGTTTGCGATTCAGCTTGCAGCCAATATAGGAGCAACAATCATTACGACATGCTCACCTGAAAACGAAGAGTATGTGAAGCAGCTTGGAGCCCATCACGTGATCTTTTACAAAACTGAAGATGTTCACAAAAGAGTAATGGAGCTTACAGATCAAAATGGTGTTGATGCAGTTTTAGATACCGTTAGCCGTCAAAACGCCACAGATTCTTTAAAGAGTATTGCTTTTAACGGACGCATTGCCTTTATCGCCGGCAACCCGGATTATTCGGCTGTAAAACCTTTTAGCCAAGCTTTGTCTTTCCATGAGATCGCATTAGGTGCTGTCCATTTTTCAAATCATATCAATCAGCAAAAAGATTTGGCTTTCATGAATGAAGAATTGGCACAGTTAGTTATAAATGGGAAAATTTCTTCGATGATTTCGGAAAAAATAACATTAGAAGAAATACCTGTATGGCTTAAGAAATTATCTGAAAGACATGTCCGAGGGAAGATTGTAGCGATAATTAAATAA
- a CDS encoding HPr family phosphocarrier protein has product MVEKKVTVQLKSGLQARPAALFVQEANRYSSDVFVEKEGKKVNAKSIMGIMSLAVGSGSELVLSVDGTDENEAIEALAAFVSKAE; this is encoded by the coding sequence ATGGTAGAGAAAAAGGTAACTGTCCAATTGAAGAGTGGTCTTCAAGCACGTCCTGCGGCACTTTTCGTACAAGAAGCAAACCGTTACAGCTCTGATGTTTTCGTTGAAAAAGAAGGAAAGAAAGTGAATGCAAAAAGCATCATGGGTATCATGAGCTTAGCTGTTGGTTCTGGATCTGAACTTGTATTATCTGTCGACGGCACAGATGAAAACGAAGCCATCGAAGCATTAGCAGCGTTTGTTTCCAAAGCAGAGTAA